The following coding sequences are from one Collimonas arenae window:
- a CDS encoding GNAT family N-acetyltransferase — protein MLEGKICSIRHINEDDLPRYLEMVCRVDNRGDHFPHRVKSPVNLRKEFVENGFSQDDYERLLIIGENNVVVGEIVHFKIRTPYTREIGYWLFDENFRGRGYVSEAVQLLADHLFRSRPINRIEIIASSENDGSKRVAEKAGFRFEGVLRQYVFMGGKYHDSCVYSLLRDEWGGKKVDSENSLAS, from the coding sequence GTGCTTGAAGGAAAAATTTGTAGTATCCGCCATATTAACGAAGATGATTTGCCCCGCTACCTTGAAATGGTTTGCAGAGTCGACAATCGTGGCGACCATTTTCCGCACCGTGTAAAGTCTCCTGTAAATCTCCGCAAAGAATTCGTGGAAAATGGTTTCTCGCAGGACGACTACGAAAGATTACTCATCATCGGGGAGAACAACGTAGTCGTAGGTGAAATTGTGCACTTTAAAATTCGGACGCCATACACACGTGAAATCGGCTATTGGCTTTTTGATGAAAATTTTCGCGGCCGAGGCTATGTGAGCGAAGCGGTTCAGCTACTGGCCGACCACCTTTTTCGTTCTCGACCTATCAATCGCATCGAGATAATCGCTTCAAGCGAAAATGACGGCTCCAAACGAGTGGCTGAAAAGGCCGGCTTTCGATTTGAAGGCGTATTGCGTCAGTACGTTTTCATGGGTGGAAAGTACCATGACAGTTGCGTTTATTCGTTGCTAAGAGACGAATGGGGTGGAAAGAAAGTGGACAGTGAAAATTCTCTGGCATCTTGA
- a CDS encoding DUF6678 family protein, whose amino-acid sequence MNNTKWEKLRFGMSGLGTLSPRFRARNLHSGYVSAWDGEWFHHFYGHHEEDEWVEIAVTSAAQREAVLRVLRSVHVPGVTTETGFKIFGYVPLGTHVQYL is encoded by the coding sequence ATGAACAACACGAAGTGGGAGAAACTGAGATTCGGTATGAGCGGGCTCGGCACACTATCACCTCGGTTTCGCGCGCGCAATTTGCATAGTGGATATGTCAGTGCGTGGGATGGGGAATGGTTCCACCACTTCTATGGACACCACGAAGAGGATGAGTGGGTTGAGATTGCCGTGACATCCGCAGCCCAGCGTGAAGCTGTTCTGCGAGTGCTCCGCTCAGTGCATGTGCCTGGCGTCACGACAGAGACAGGATTCAAAATCTTCGGCTATGTACCCCTTGGCACGCATGTCCAATATCTATAG
- a CDS encoding NUDIX hydrolase gives MEMENQWLAYAKRLQALASTSLYFCKDEFDKERFTEIADIANLMLAQLGNVPVERITNLVSDFAMGYSTPKVDVRGAVIEGDKILLVREKSDGKWTLPGGFADVGLSPAENVVKEIHEEAGLVVAATKLFNVRHKAKGPYDPDARDFYKLYFLCECADTTSPFTGPETSGVDFFSLDNLPELSLGRVVKADLETAFAFHRGMVTSTLFD, from the coding sequence ATGGAAATGGAAAACCAATGGCTTGCCTATGCGAAGCGCCTACAAGCATTGGCGTCGACATCATTGTATTTCTGCAAGGATGAATTCGATAAGGAACGTTTCACGGAAATCGCCGATATTGCAAATTTAATGCTTGCTCAGCTTGGGAACGTTCCTGTCGAACGAATTACCAACCTTGTCTCAGATTTTGCAATGGGTTATTCAACTCCGAAGGTGGATGTTCGTGGTGCCGTCATTGAAGGCGATAAAATCCTTCTTGTCCGAGAAAAATCAGATGGCAAATGGACGCTGCCAGGTGGCTTTGCTGATGTAGGTTTGTCGCCTGCCGAAAATGTGGTCAAAGAAATACATGAAGAAGCTGGATTGGTTGTTGCGGCGACCAAACTCTTCAACGTGCGCCACAAAGCGAAGGGACCGTACGACCCAGATGCTCGCGATTTCTATAAGCTTTATTTTCTATGTGAATGCGCCGATACGACAAGCCCATTTACCGGCCCTGAAACCTCAGGTGTCGATTTCTTTTCTCTGGATAATCTTCCAGAGCTATCGCTCGGCCGGGTAGTTAAAGCGGACCTGGAGACTGCATTTGCATTTCATCGTGGCATGGTAACGTCCACTTTATTTGATTGA